The following proteins come from a genomic window of Macrobrachium nipponense isolate FS-2020 chromosome 32, ASM1510439v2, whole genome shotgun sequence:
- the LOC135207189 gene encoding calcitonin gene-related peptide type 1 receptor-like — protein MAASLCENFWVTALKPRLVRAEGNDSTSTRDVLPSSISVTEEVTSIPTGDDDDVILTWNDLASTQQPLCRSRERFLPPVLFEYDSCALCYGYIQNRDLFSFRWVMRDTSRQYRVKNETFVFVVTALMNPSNVSHLVEADVNSEEISASFHGKDGWRKWRSCCVAARSCCTSMQSAPWPKGHCPPTWDGWQCWPSTPPGTRASGLCPSYSYYRKPASCTKLATKQCEPDGRWFRRGEEGRHQREWSNYSSCSVAENIIRRLYVHIAAYSISVAALLPALCIFFSYEQLGVHRITLHKHLFISLLLEAACNISFRLLQLHKEDLIQQNPPWCIVLNLLTKYASLSNYMWYLCEGFYLHQLLVSAFAEQRSLATFYLIGWGFPLLPLTVYAGIKFAGFNSADCWLVPSQLDWIINLPPLVAILVNIIFIVNIVRILVSKVRATHSTNEPSQYRKAVRATVMVIPLFGLQYIVTLYRPPELGCDWHDLYQMFNNIIEGSTGAIVSVIFCYTNTEVVTLLTRSFQRYRLQRKMRRGRKDDGQSRKMHLRLGVISPQASTFSC, from the exons ATGGCGGCTAGCTTATGTGAGAACTTTTGG GTGACAGCTCTGAAGCCGCGACTCGTCAGGGCAGAGGGAAACGATAGTACTAGTACCCGAGATGTTCTCCCTTCCAGCATCAGTGTCACAGAGGAGGTCACCTCCATACCAACAGGAGACGACGACGACGTGATCCTGACCTGGAATGACCTGGCATCCACCCAGCAGCCGCTGTGCAGGTCTAGG GAGAGATTTTTGCCCCCCGTCCTTTTCGAATACGACTCCTGCGCGCTGTGTTACGGATACATTCAAAATCGAGACTTATTCTCGTTCCGGTGGGTCATGAGAGACACCTCGAGGCAATACAGGGTCAAGAACGAAACCTTCGTCTTCGTGGTGACTGCGTTGATGAATCCAAGCAACGTTTCCCACTTG gTTGAGGCAGACGTGAACTCTGAAGAAATCTCTGCTTCCTTTCACGGAAAGGACGGATGGCGAAAGTGGCGTTCTTGTTGTGTGGCTGCAAGGAGCTGTTGCACCAGCATGCAGTCGGCGCCCTGGCCCAAAG GACATTGTCCACCAACCTGGGATGGATGGCAGTGCTGGCCTTCGACTCCCCCTGGAACGCGAGCAAGTGGTCTCTGTCCCTCCTACAGCTACTACAGAAAACCTGCCTCTTGTACAA AGCTGGCAACCAAGCAATGCGAACCAGATGGGCGGTGGTTCAGACGAGGCGAAGAAGGGCGCCACCAGCGGGAGTGGAGCAACTACTCCTCTTGCAGTGTCGCGGAGAACATCATCCGGCGTCTGTACGTTCACATCGCTGCATACAGCATCTCGGTGGCCGCCCTCTTGCCCGCCCTCTGTATTTTCTTCTCTTACGA ACAGCTGGGCGTCCACCGGATCACCTTACATAAGCACCTCTTCATCAGCCTTCTGCTCGAGGCTGCCTGCAACATCAGCTTCCGGTTGCTCCAGCTGCACAAAGAGGATCTCATTCAGCAG AATCCCCCCTGGTGTATTGTACTCAATCTCCTGACGAAGTACGCCAGCCTTTCGAATTACATGTGGTACCTCTGCGAGGGATTCTACCTGCATCAACTGCTGGTATCGGCATTCGCGGAGCAAAGGTCCCTCGCTACGTTCTATCTCATCGGATGGG GTTTCCCGCTCCTTCCTTTGACTGTGTACGCTGGAATTAAGTTTGCTGGCTTCAATAGCGCCGATTGCTGGCTTGTTCCCAGTCAGCTTGACTGGATCATCAACCTGCCACCCCTTGTGGCTATACTG gtaaatatcatCTTTATCGTCAACATCGTCCGTATTTTAGTGAGCAAAGTCCGGGCGACGCACAGTACTAACGAACCAAGTCAGTACCG GAAAGCTGTTCGGGCGACTGTGATGGTCATACCGTTATTTGGTCTGCAGTACATCGTGACTCTGTACCGACCACCTGAACTGGGCTGTGACTGGCACGATCTTTATCAGatgtttaataatataatagaggGAAGCACAGGGGCCATTGTGTCTGTCATCTTCTGCTACACCAACA